One Oncorhynchus kisutch isolate 150728-3 linkage group LG13, Okis_V2, whole genome shotgun sequence DNA window includes the following coding sequences:
- the ndufaf6 gene encoding NADH dehydrogenase (ubiquinone) complex I, assembly factor 6 isoform X5 codes for MSSWLRQVKDSVSQKTIGLMRMQFWKTTVEEIYRDDPPVQPVSAELWRAVKKHYLTKRWMLRIISEREKDMEDRAYRNLQELEAYSDNTQSSLLYLLLESLGVKDVHADHAASHIGKAQGIVMCLRATPYNSSRRKVYLPMDICMLHRASQEDFIRGSREQNVRDVVYDIASQAHVHLEHARSFSKNIPASAFPAFLQTVVLEDYLQRVRRVDFDVFHPSLQKRNPLIPIQLYIRSWKKTY; via the exons ATGTCGAGCTGGCTCAGGCAG GTGAAGGACTCTGTTTCCCAGAAGACTATAGGTCTGATGCGGATGCAGTTCTGGAAGACTACAGTGGAGGAGATCTACAGGGACGACCCCCCAGTGCAGCCTGTCAGTGCAGAACTATGGAGG GCGGTGAAGAAACACTACCTGACAAAGAGGTGGATGCTTAGGATAATCTCTGAGAGA GAGAAGGACATGGAAGACCGAGCTTATAGAAACCTCCAGGAGTTGGAGGCCTATTCAGACAATACCCAGTCCTCACTACTGTACCTTCTTCTGGAGAGTTTAG gtgtgaaagatGTCCATGCTGATCATGCTGCCAGCCATATTGGTAAGGCCCAGGGGATCGTGATGTGCCTAAGAGCCACGCCCTACAACAGCAGCAGACGCAAAGTCTACCTACCTATGGACATCTGCATGCTG CACAGAGCCTCCCAGGAGGACTTCATCCGAGGAAGCCGGGAACAGAATGTGAGAGACGTGGTTTATGACATTGCCAGCCAAGCCCACGTACACCTAGAACAC GCCAGATCATTCAGCAAGAACATACCAGCTTCTGCTTTCCCTGCCTTCCTCCAGACG GTGGTGCTGGAGGACTACCTTCAAAGGGTGCGGCGGGTAGACTTTGATGTGTTCCATCCCAGCCTACAGAAAAGAAACCCACTGATCCCCATCCAGCTTTATATTCGCTCCTGGAAGAAGACCTATTGA
- the ndufaf6 gene encoding NADH dehydrogenase (ubiquinone) complex I, assembly factor 6 isoform X1: MASGISAKHGLLTTKCSVFRSLQRKILPHAICIQRPTEVKCLRASTNSTIESQHNEKYCIDIVRSRDYDGFVSSLLLPEDARRSSLALRAFNVELAQAGEGLCFPEDYRSDADAVLEDYSGGDLQGRPPSAACQCRTMEGLSEAVKKHYLTKRWMLRIISEREKDMEDRAYRNLQELEAYSDNTQSSLLYLLLESLGVKDVHADHAASHIGKAQGIVMCLRATPYNSSRRKVYLPMDICMLHRASQEDFIRGSREQNVRDVVYDIASQAHVHLEHARSFSKNIPASAFPAFLQTVVLEDYLQRVRRVDFDVFHPSLQKRNPLIPIQLYIRSWKKTY; this comes from the exons ATGGCATCTGGTATTAGTGCAAAGCATGGATTATTAACCACAAAATGTTCGGTGTTTCGCTCACTCCAAAGAAAGATATTGCCACACGCTATTTGCATTCAACGACCTACAGAAGTGAAATGTCTACGAGCTTCAACAAACTCGACTATAGAGTCGCAGCACAACGAAAAATACTGTATCGATATTGTGAG GTCTCGGGACTATGACGGTTTTGTGTCCTCCCTGCTTCTCCCTGAGGATGCCCGACGCTCCTCACTGGCCCTGAGGGCCTTCAATGTCGAGCTGGCTCAGGCAG GTGAAGGACTCTGTTTCCCAGAAGACTATAGGTCTGATGCGGATGCAGTTCTGGAAGACTACAGTGGAGGAGATCTACAGGGACGACCCCCCAGTGCAGCCTGTCAGTGCAGAACTATGGAGGGTCTGTCTGAA GCGGTGAAGAAACACTACCTGACAAAGAGGTGGATGCTTAGGATAATCTCTGAGAGA GAGAAGGACATGGAAGACCGAGCTTATAGAAACCTCCAGGAGTTGGAGGCCTATTCAGACAATACCCAGTCCTCACTACTGTACCTTCTTCTGGAGAGTTTAG gtgtgaaagatGTCCATGCTGATCATGCTGCCAGCCATATTGGTAAGGCCCAGGGGATCGTGATGTGCCTAAGAGCCACGCCCTACAACAGCAGCAGACGCAAAGTCTACCTACCTATGGACATCTGCATGCTG CACAGAGCCTCCCAGGAGGACTTCATCCGAGGAAGCCGGGAACAGAATGTGAGAGACGTGGTTTATGACATTGCCAGCCAAGCCCACGTACACCTAGAACAC GCCAGATCATTCAGCAAGAACATACCAGCTTCTGCTTTCCCTGCCTTCCTCCAGACG GTGGTGCTGGAGGACTACCTTCAAAGGGTGCGGCGGGTAGACTTTGATGTGTTCCATCCCAGCCTACAGAAAAGAAACCCACTGATCCCCATCCAGCTTTATATTCGCTCCTGGAAGAAGACCTATTGA
- the nagpa gene encoding N-acetylglucosamine-1-phosphodiester alpha-N-acetylglucosaminidase isoform X1, protein MATLSVNGHFALLLIWIGIWLSECNNIGPSLGDDLLSPYPYGHSHGPSHSHRHVRDCQSVVHGNVTHQTWPASNHTGVPVAESKVFISDVPGTTRWVTGHITVVHDPLRTVSVLEPGGPGGCGMNQREAVEETARAGSCLYAQNGGFFDTRTGECLGNLVSDGVQVRDSKGLQNAQFGIRRDGTLVFGYLSEEDVQDEANPFVQLVSGVVWLLRNSQVYINQSIEAECDTTQETGNFRHFVDVVSARTAVGHDQEGKLILFHIDGQTDRRGMNLWEVADFLKGQGVINAINLDGGGSSTYVANGSLASYPSDHCLSNPMWRCPRRVSTILCVHQPQCQPEDCSGHGTCINGHCQCQEGRSGTGCDTLVCQPPACGAHGVCTQDGCACDAGWRGKNCSQVCDLGFYGDGCNQTCNCTNGGLCDTVHGDCSCPIGFRGDSCEQECPLGLYGLDCGQECQCQDMCPCDPVTGSCNALFQGEKNQSIHRAGHCLANQMFATWSEEEAHKSKPYLSEQCWLIVTGLLTSLLLSSLVGHLIMCWRSPAHHPGRVDYSYVPLTEIGGACSSGDRGKGSQPSRGVFEMDSDSQDELWSGPR, encoded by the exons ATGGCAACACTTTCAGTGAATGGTCATTTTGCGTTGCTCCTGATATGGATTGGTATTTGGCTTTCGGAGTGCAACAATATTGG TCCCTCATTGGGCGATGACCTCCTATCGCCGTACCCCTACGGCCATAGCCATGGACCCTCGCACTCCCACCGTCATGTCCGAGACTGCCAGTCTGTTGTCCATGGCAACGTCACCCACCAGACCTGGCCTGCCAGCAACCACACTGGGGTGCCCGTGGCTGAGTCGAAAGTCTTCATCTCTGACGTCCCTGGCACAACCCGATGGGTCACAG GTCACATTACAGTGGTCCACGACCCCCTGAGGACGGTGTCTGTGCTGGAGCCTGGAGGGCCGGGAGGGTGTGGGATGAACCAGAGGGAGGCGGTGGAGGAAACTGCTAGAGCCGGCAGTTGTCTCTATGCCCAGAATGGAGGTTTCTTTGATACTAGGACCGGGGAGTGTTTGGGGAATCTAGTGAGTGACGGGGTGCAAGTGAGGGACAGCAAAGGGTTGCAGAATGCCCAGTTTGGCATCCGGAGGGACGGGACGCTGGTGTTTGG TTATCTCTCTGAGGAGGACGTTCAGGATGAAGCCAACCCCTTTGTGCAGTTGGTCAGTGGGGTGGTGTGGCTGCTCCGAAACAGCCAGGTCTACATTAACCAGAGCATAGAGGCTGAGTGTGACACGACACAGGAGACAG GGAATTTCCGCCATTTTGTGGACGTAGTATCAGCCAGGACAGCGGTTGGTCACGATCAGGAGGGGAAACTAATCCTGTTCCACATAGACGGACAGACTGACCGGAGAGG TATGAATCTTTGGGAGGTGGCAGATTTTCTGAAAGGTCAGGGGGTCATCAATGCCATCAACCTGGATGGGGGTGGTTCCTCCACTTATGTGGCGAACGGCTCATTGGCCAGCTACCCCTCGGACCACTG TCTCTCAAACCCCATGTGGCGCTGCCCTCGGCGGGTCTCCACCATCCTGTGCGTCCACCAGCCCCAGTGTCAGCCTGAGGACTGCAGCGGGCACGGGACGTGCATCAATGGGCACTGCCAATGCCAGGAGGGTAGGAGTGGGACTGGCTGTGACACCCTGGTGTGCCAACCTCCCGCCTGTGGTGCCCACGGTGTCTGTACACAGG ATGGCTGTGCGTGTGACGCTGGATGGAGAGGGAAGAACTGCAGCCAAG tGTGTGATTTGGGTTTCTATGGAGACGGCTGCAACCAGACATGCAACTGCACTAACGGGGGCTTATGTGACACTGTTCACGGTGACTGCAGCTGCCCCATTGGTTTCCGTGGCGACTCCTGTGAACAAG AGTGTCCTCTGGGTTTGTACGGGCTGGACTGTGGGCAGGAGTGCCAGTGCCAGGACATGTGCCCATGTGACCCGGTCACAGGAAGCTGCAATGCCCTGTTCCAGGGAGAGAAGAACCAGAGCATACACAGAG CTGGCCATTGCCTGGCCAATCAGATGTTTGCAACATGGAGCGAGGAGGAGGCACACAAATCCAAGCCTTATCTCTCCGA gCAGTGCTGGCTCATCGTCACTGGCCTGTTGACCTCTCTGCTGTTGTCCAGCCTGGTGGGTCACCTGATCATGTGTTGGCGGTCCCCGGCTCACCACCCCGGCCGTGTGGACTACTCCTACGTGCCACTGACAGAGATTGGTGGTGCGTGCAGTTCAGGGGACCGAGGGAAAGGGTCGCAACCCAGCAGAGGCGTATTCGAGATGGACTCAGACTCCCAGGATGAACTGTGGTCGGGTCCGCGCTGA
- the ndufaf6 gene encoding NADH dehydrogenase (ubiquinone) complex I, assembly factor 6 isoform X4: MASGISAKHGLLTTKCSVFRSLQRKILPHAICIQRPTEVKCLRASTNSTIESQHNEKYCIDIVRSRDYDGFVSSLLLPEDARRSSLALRAFNVELAQVKDSVSQKTIGLMRMQFWKTTVEEIYRDDPPVQPVSAELWRAVKKHYLTKRWMLRIISEREKDMEDRAYRNLQELEAYSDNTQSSLLYLLLESLGVKDVHADHAASHIGKAQGIVMCLRATPYNSSRRKVYLPMDICMLARSFSKNIPASAFPAFLQTVVLEDYLQRVRRVDFDVFHPSLQKRNPLIPIQLYIRSWKKTY, from the exons ATGGCATCTGGTATTAGTGCAAAGCATGGATTATTAACCACAAAATGTTCGGTGTTTCGCTCACTCCAAAGAAAGATATTGCCACACGCTATTTGCATTCAACGACCTACAGAAGTGAAATGTCTACGAGCTTCAACAAACTCGACTATAGAGTCGCAGCACAACGAAAAATACTGTATCGATATTGTGAG GTCTCGGGACTATGACGGTTTTGTGTCCTCCCTGCTTCTCCCTGAGGATGCCCGACGCTCCTCACTGGCCCTGAGGGCCTTCAATGTCGAGCTGGCTCAG GTGAAGGACTCTGTTTCCCAGAAGACTATAGGTCTGATGCGGATGCAGTTCTGGAAGACTACAGTGGAGGAGATCTACAGGGACGACCCCCCAGTGCAGCCTGTCAGTGCAGAACTATGGAGG GCGGTGAAGAAACACTACCTGACAAAGAGGTGGATGCTTAGGATAATCTCTGAGAGA GAGAAGGACATGGAAGACCGAGCTTATAGAAACCTCCAGGAGTTGGAGGCCTATTCAGACAATACCCAGTCCTCACTACTGTACCTTCTTCTGGAGAGTTTAG gtgtgaaagatGTCCATGCTGATCATGCTGCCAGCCATATTGGTAAGGCCCAGGGGATCGTGATGTGCCTAAGAGCCACGCCCTACAACAGCAGCAGACGCAAAGTCTACCTACCTATGGACATCTGCATGCTG GCCAGATCATTCAGCAAGAACATACCAGCTTCTGCTTTCCCTGCCTTCCTCCAGACG GTGGTGCTGGAGGACTACCTTCAAAGGGTGCGGCGGGTAGACTTTGATGTGTTCCATCCCAGCCTACAGAAAAGAAACCCACTGATCCCCATCCAGCTTTATATTCGCTCCTGGAAGAAGACCTATTGA
- the nagpa gene encoding N-acetylglucosamine-1-phosphodiester alpha-N-acetylglucosaminidase isoform X2 — MATLSVNGHFALLLIWIGIWLSECNNIGPSLGDDLLSPYPYGHSHGPSHSHRHVRDCQSVVHGNVTHQTWPASNHTGVPVAESKVFISDVPGTTRWVTGHITVVHDPLRTVSVLEPGGPGGCGMNQREAVEETARAGSCLYAQNGGFFDTRTGECLGNLVSDGVQVRDSKGLQNAQFGIRRDGTLVFGYLSEEDVQDEANPFVQLVSGVVWLLRNSQVYINQSIEAECDTTQETGNFRHFVDVVSARTAVGHDQEGKLILFHIDGQTDRRGMNLWEVADFLKGQGVINAINLDGGGSSTYVANGSLASYPSDHCLSNPMWRCPRRVSTILCVHQPQCQPEDCSGHGTCINGHCQCQEGRSGTGCDTLVCQPPACGAHGVCTQDGCACDAGWRGKNCSQVCDLGFYGDGCNQTCNCTNGGLCDTVHGDCSCPIGFRGDSCEQECPLGLYGLDCGQECQCQDMCPCDPVTGSCNALFQGEKNQSIHRDSAITLPKLLVIGYTRSRQPFFMWHANLSYHFYRSVCQLWFSYAHL, encoded by the exons ATGGCAACACTTTCAGTGAATGGTCATTTTGCGTTGCTCCTGATATGGATTGGTATTTGGCTTTCGGAGTGCAACAATATTGG TCCCTCATTGGGCGATGACCTCCTATCGCCGTACCCCTACGGCCATAGCCATGGACCCTCGCACTCCCACCGTCATGTCCGAGACTGCCAGTCTGTTGTCCATGGCAACGTCACCCACCAGACCTGGCCTGCCAGCAACCACACTGGGGTGCCCGTGGCTGAGTCGAAAGTCTTCATCTCTGACGTCCCTGGCACAACCCGATGGGTCACAG GTCACATTACAGTGGTCCACGACCCCCTGAGGACGGTGTCTGTGCTGGAGCCTGGAGGGCCGGGAGGGTGTGGGATGAACCAGAGGGAGGCGGTGGAGGAAACTGCTAGAGCCGGCAGTTGTCTCTATGCCCAGAATGGAGGTTTCTTTGATACTAGGACCGGGGAGTGTTTGGGGAATCTAGTGAGTGACGGGGTGCAAGTGAGGGACAGCAAAGGGTTGCAGAATGCCCAGTTTGGCATCCGGAGGGACGGGACGCTGGTGTTTGG TTATCTCTCTGAGGAGGACGTTCAGGATGAAGCCAACCCCTTTGTGCAGTTGGTCAGTGGGGTGGTGTGGCTGCTCCGAAACAGCCAGGTCTACATTAACCAGAGCATAGAGGCTGAGTGTGACACGACACAGGAGACAG GGAATTTCCGCCATTTTGTGGACGTAGTATCAGCCAGGACAGCGGTTGGTCACGATCAGGAGGGGAAACTAATCCTGTTCCACATAGACGGACAGACTGACCGGAGAGG TATGAATCTTTGGGAGGTGGCAGATTTTCTGAAAGGTCAGGGGGTCATCAATGCCATCAACCTGGATGGGGGTGGTTCCTCCACTTATGTGGCGAACGGCTCATTGGCCAGCTACCCCTCGGACCACTG TCTCTCAAACCCCATGTGGCGCTGCCCTCGGCGGGTCTCCACCATCCTGTGCGTCCACCAGCCCCAGTGTCAGCCTGAGGACTGCAGCGGGCACGGGACGTGCATCAATGGGCACTGCCAATGCCAGGAGGGTAGGAGTGGGACTGGCTGTGACACCCTGGTGTGCCAACCTCCCGCCTGTGGTGCCCACGGTGTCTGTACACAGG ATGGCTGTGCGTGTGACGCTGGATGGAGAGGGAAGAACTGCAGCCAAG tGTGTGATTTGGGTTTCTATGGAGACGGCTGCAACCAGACATGCAACTGCACTAACGGGGGCTTATGTGACACTGTTCACGGTGACTGCAGCTGCCCCATTGGTTTCCGTGGCGACTCCTGTGAACAAG AGTGTCCTCTGGGTTTGTACGGGCTGGACTGTGGGCAGGAGTGCCAGTGCCAGGACATGTGCCCATGTGACCCGGTCACAGGAAGCTGCAATGCCCTGTTCCAGGGAGAGAAGAACCAGAGCATACACAGAG attctgccattactctccCGAAGTTGCTGGTAATTGGCTACACGAGGAGTCGGCAACCTTTTTTCATGTGGcatgccaatttatcttaccatttctaccgatctgtgtgccagttatggttttcatatgcacatttataa
- the ndufaf6 gene encoding NADH dehydrogenase (ubiquinone) complex I, assembly factor 6 isoform X3 has translation MASGISAKHGLLTTKCSVFRSLQRKILPHAICIQRPTEVKCLRASTNSTIESQHNEKYCIDIVRSRDYDGFVSSLLLPEDARRSSLALRAFNVELAQAGEGLCFPEDYRSDADAVLEDYSGGDLQGRPPSAACQCRTMEGLSEAVKKHYLTKRWMLRIISEREKDMEDRAYRNLQELEAYSDNTQSSLLYLLLESLGVKDVHADHAASHIGKAQGIVMCLRATPYNSSRRKVYLPMDICMLARSFSKNIPASAFPAFLQTVVLEDYLQRVRRVDFDVFHPSLQKRNPLIPIQLYIRSWKKTY, from the exons ATGGCATCTGGTATTAGTGCAAAGCATGGATTATTAACCACAAAATGTTCGGTGTTTCGCTCACTCCAAAGAAAGATATTGCCACACGCTATTTGCATTCAACGACCTACAGAAGTGAAATGTCTACGAGCTTCAACAAACTCGACTATAGAGTCGCAGCACAACGAAAAATACTGTATCGATATTGTGAG GTCTCGGGACTATGACGGTTTTGTGTCCTCCCTGCTTCTCCCTGAGGATGCCCGACGCTCCTCACTGGCCCTGAGGGCCTTCAATGTCGAGCTGGCTCAGGCAG GTGAAGGACTCTGTTTCCCAGAAGACTATAGGTCTGATGCGGATGCAGTTCTGGAAGACTACAGTGGAGGAGATCTACAGGGACGACCCCCCAGTGCAGCCTGTCAGTGCAGAACTATGGAGGGTCTGTCTGAA GCGGTGAAGAAACACTACCTGACAAAGAGGTGGATGCTTAGGATAATCTCTGAGAGA GAGAAGGACATGGAAGACCGAGCTTATAGAAACCTCCAGGAGTTGGAGGCCTATTCAGACAATACCCAGTCCTCACTACTGTACCTTCTTCTGGAGAGTTTAG gtgtgaaagatGTCCATGCTGATCATGCTGCCAGCCATATTGGTAAGGCCCAGGGGATCGTGATGTGCCTAAGAGCCACGCCCTACAACAGCAGCAGACGCAAAGTCTACCTACCTATGGACATCTGCATGCTG GCCAGATCATTCAGCAAGAACATACCAGCTTCTGCTTTCCCTGCCTTCCTCCAGACG GTGGTGCTGGAGGACTACCTTCAAAGGGTGCGGCGGGTAGACTTTGATGTGTTCCATCCCAGCCTACAGAAAAGAAACCCACTGATCCCCATCCAGCTTTATATTCGCTCCTGGAAGAAGACCTATTGA
- the ndufaf6 gene encoding NADH dehydrogenase (ubiquinone) complex I, assembly factor 6 isoform X2 gives MASGISAKHGLLTTKCSVFRSLQRKILPHAICIQRPTEVKCLRASTNSTIESQHNEKYCIDIVRSRDYDGFVSSLLLPEDARRSSLALRAFNVELAQVKDSVSQKTIGLMRMQFWKTTVEEIYRDDPPVQPVSAELWRAVKKHYLTKRWMLRIISEREKDMEDRAYRNLQELEAYSDNTQSSLLYLLLESLGVKDVHADHAASHIGKAQGIVMCLRATPYNSSRRKVYLPMDICMLHRASQEDFIRGSREQNVRDVVYDIASQAHVHLEHARSFSKNIPASAFPAFLQTVVLEDYLQRVRRVDFDVFHPSLQKRNPLIPIQLYIRSWKKTY, from the exons ATGGCATCTGGTATTAGTGCAAAGCATGGATTATTAACCACAAAATGTTCGGTGTTTCGCTCACTCCAAAGAAAGATATTGCCACACGCTATTTGCATTCAACGACCTACAGAAGTGAAATGTCTACGAGCTTCAACAAACTCGACTATAGAGTCGCAGCACAACGAAAAATACTGTATCGATATTGTGAG GTCTCGGGACTATGACGGTTTTGTGTCCTCCCTGCTTCTCCCTGAGGATGCCCGACGCTCCTCACTGGCCCTGAGGGCCTTCAATGTCGAGCTGGCTCAG GTGAAGGACTCTGTTTCCCAGAAGACTATAGGTCTGATGCGGATGCAGTTCTGGAAGACTACAGTGGAGGAGATCTACAGGGACGACCCCCCAGTGCAGCCTGTCAGTGCAGAACTATGGAGG GCGGTGAAGAAACACTACCTGACAAAGAGGTGGATGCTTAGGATAATCTCTGAGAGA GAGAAGGACATGGAAGACCGAGCTTATAGAAACCTCCAGGAGTTGGAGGCCTATTCAGACAATACCCAGTCCTCACTACTGTACCTTCTTCTGGAGAGTTTAG gtgtgaaagatGTCCATGCTGATCATGCTGCCAGCCATATTGGTAAGGCCCAGGGGATCGTGATGTGCCTAAGAGCCACGCCCTACAACAGCAGCAGACGCAAAGTCTACCTACCTATGGACATCTGCATGCTG CACAGAGCCTCCCAGGAGGACTTCATCCGAGGAAGCCGGGAACAGAATGTGAGAGACGTGGTTTATGACATTGCCAGCCAAGCCCACGTACACCTAGAACAC GCCAGATCATTCAGCAAGAACATACCAGCTTCTGCTTTCCCTGCCTTCCTCCAGACG GTGGTGCTGGAGGACTACCTTCAAAGGGTGCGGCGGGTAGACTTTGATGTGTTCCATCCCAGCCTACAGAAAAGAAACCCACTGATCCCCATCCAGCTTTATATTCGCTCCTGGAAGAAGACCTATTGA